CCAGCCGGCTCGATAGGGCTTGCGCGAACATGGGGCTCCGTTGGGGGGCGTTTTGGGTTGGGATTACAGGGAAATCGGGACGTACGGGGCGAGTCAGGCCGAAGGGGCTTCTTCGGTGTTCAGCAGCCAGTCGCGCGCCGCGTCGAGGATCTCGTCGGAAATGGCATCGCCAGCCGTGGCGCGCGCCAGCGTGATGGCGCCGACCAGCGTGGCCATTTCGACCAGAGCCGTGGGGTTGCCGGCGTCTTCGTCCACGCAGACGCGCTTCCACGCGGTCAGCAGCTGCTTGATGCCGTCCAGGTAGGCGCTGCGCACGGGCTTGCCGGCCGGTTCGCGTGCCACGTCGCCGCCCAGCGCCGACGCCGGGCAGCCATGCTCCGGTGTATCCCGATGCCCTTCGCTGAGGTAATGCTCGACAAGATGGCGGCGCGCGGTCTGCCGATCGCCGCCAACCTGGGCGATCCGCTGGTCCCAGCGCGCGGCGGAATCGGAGAAGGCCCGGGCGCAGCCGGCGGCGGCCAGTTCGTCCTTTGACGAAAAGTGCCCATAGAAGCCGCCATGGGTCAGCCCGGCATCGGCCATGACTTGCGCCACCGACACCCCATGCAGGCCGTGCACCCGAAACAGTCGGGCCGACGCCTCCTCGATGGCTGTCCTATGCTGGTCGGCGACTGCCCGTGATGCGCGTGCCATGTCGAACCCCTTGTTCAAGTCTGCAAAAAATCGGCTTGACCGGAGTTTAGATGATGTCCATACTTTATTCAATAGATGTTGGCCGTCATGCAAAAGAACATGACGGCCTGTGATTGAAACGTTGTAACCCTGAAACGTTGTAACCCGTTCCTCACCCCATAGGAGAACCTGTCATGTTCAAACTGTTCGATATGTCTGGCCGCGTCGCGGTCGTTACCGGCTCCACCAAGGGCATGGGCCTGGAAATGGCGCGTGCCCTGGGCCAGGCCGGCGCCCGCGTGGTGGTGTCGGGCCGCGATGCCGCGGTGTCCGACAAGGTCGCGGCCGGCTTGCGCGAGCAGGGCATCGATGCCACCGGCATTGCCTGCGACATCGTCAGCATCGACAGCGTGCGCGCCTTTGCCGAACAGGTGCTGGCCAGGTTTGGCCGCGTGGACGCCCTGGTGCTGAACGCGGCCGGCAGCACGGCGGTGGGTTCGATGCTGGCGCAGGGGCCGGAAGCGTTCGACGAGGTGATGGCCGGCAACGTGCGCGGCAACCTGGTGCTGGTGAACGCGCTGGCCCCGCAGATGATCGAGCGCAGGGACGGTTCGATCATCTTCATGTCGAGCATCGCGGCGCGACGCGGCTCCGCCATGCTGGCGCTGTACAGCATCTCGAAGGGCGCCACCGACCTGGCCATGCGCAACCTGGCGCAGACGCTGGGCCAGTACAACATCAACGTCAACAGCATCAACCCGGGCCCGGTGCGCACCGATTTCTCGCGCGACGCGCTGTGGGGCGACCCGGAACGCGAGAAGGCGCTGTCGGCCAATATCCCGATGCGCCGCATCGCCGAGGCCAGCGACGTGGCCGGCCTGGCGGTGCTGCTAGCATCGCCGGCGGGCCGCTATATCTCGGGCCAGACCATTGGCCTGGACGGCGGCGCCACCGCGTAAATCGGCGCCATCCGGCATCGCCACAGCGCGCGGCCGGCTGCACGAACCGTGCAGTCGGACCGCGCGTTTTTTGTGCGCGCGGCACTAACGTTGTGCGCAAATCGCACTGCATTTGTGCGGCATCAAAAAGCACGTGAAATAGCGTGAAAAATGGCTTTATTCCTATGAATTGACGCCGTTACAGCGGGCAGTGAGACCCTTGAAACTAGGACGATCGTGACCGCATTCCTGACCCCCGCCACCCGGTTGATGTCCCGCCTGACCATCACGCGCAAGCTGGTGCTGCTGTCCGTGCTGTTCCTGATCCCGCTGTGCGGGGCCCTGTTCGCGGTGCTGAACCAGTCGGTGCAATCGATCCGCGATACCCGGGACGAATTGCGCGGCCTGAAGCTTGTCAACATCGCGCTGGATTTCATGCGCGAGACGCAGGTCCGCCGTGGCGCGGCCAACGGCGTGCTGCTCGGCAATGCCAGCTCCGGCCGACCTTCGATGCCGCCGATGGCAAGGCCGCGCAGCACCTGGCCGCGCTGCAAGGCGAGGGCAGCGCCATCGAATCGTTCGCCATTGGGTCCGATGTGCAGAAGCTGGACGAAGCGTGGCAGCAGATTCGCAAGCTCGGGCTGGACACGCCCGCCGCGCCGCTGTTCGAGCGGCATACGGCGCTGGTCCGGCAGACGCGGCTATTTATCGGCGACGTGGCCGATCATTCGTCGCTGGCGCTCGATCCCCAGGCCGCCTCGTACTACCTGATCAACCTGACGGTGGGCGCCATGCCAAAGCTGGCCGAAGTCAGCGCGCTGGCGCGCGGGCGGGGCGCCGGCATCATCGCGCAGGGCGGCTATTCCGACGCCGCTCAGCAGGCCGACCTGGCCGCGCTGGCCGACCAGATCCTGGACGGGCTGGAATCGGCCCGCCGCGACATGGCGCGCGTGGAACGCGCTGCGCCGCAGTATCACGACCGTATCGAAGCGTCGACGAAGCAGCTCGCGGCCGTCGACAACTTCTACCGCACGCTCAAGGTCAGCATGCTGGGATCGGCCGGCATCACGATCGACGCCAAGACCTACTTTGCCGAGGGCACCGCCGCGATCGAAGCCGTGTCGGCGGTCAGCCGGGAGTTCACGGCGCTGGCGGGCGCCATGCTGGGGCAGCGCGTGGCCGCCGAGCAGCGCAAGCTGGCCGTGCTGGCAGCCATCGCGCTGCTGACAGTGGGCGGCGCGCTGTACCTGTTCGCCGGCTTCAGCCGTGGCATGCGCGACGACGTGCGCGACGTCGCCGGCCTGGTGGCGCGGATCAACGATGGCGACCTGGGCGTGCAGATCGAAGCGAGTGGGCGGGACGAGCTAAGCGACGTCAAGCGCCATCTGATGACGCTGGTGCAGGCGTGGCGCGGCATCATCGGCGATACGCGCGACAGCGCTCAGAACGTGCTGGTGGCGGCCGGGCAGATCGCGCAGGGCAACGCCGACCTGTCGCAGCGCACCGAGGCGCAGGCGTCGTCGCTGGAGCAGACGGCGGCCAGCATGGAGGAGCTGACGTCGATCGTGCAGCAGAACGCCGGCAACGCCAGCCAGGCCAGCGCGCTGGCCGCCGAAGCCGCGGGCATCGCCGTGGCGGGCGGCGAATCGGTGGGGCGCATGCGCCAGACCATGAGCGAAATCGAGGCCGATTCGCGCCGTATCGTCGACATCATCGCCGTGATCGACAGCATCGCGTTCCAGACCAACATCCTGGCGCTCAATGCCGCCGTGGAAGCCGCGCGCGCTGGCGAGGCGGGGCGGGGCTTCGCGGTGGTGGCGGGCGAGGTGCGCACGCTGGCCCAGCGCGCCGCCAGCTCGGCCAAGGAGATCCGCACGGTGATTTCGCAGTCGGCGGGCCGCGTGGCCGATGGCACGGCGCTGGCCGTCGACACCGCGACCACCATGACCGAGGTGGTGACAGCGGTGCAGCGCGTGACGACGATGATGGACGAGATCAGCCGCGCGTCGCACGAGCAGAGCGGCGGCATCGCGCAGGTGAACCAGGCGGTGACGCAGATGGACCAGGTCACGCAGCAGAACGCCGCGCTGGTGGAAGAAGCCGCTGCGGCCGCCCGGGCGCTGCAGGAGCAGGCCGAGCGGATGGAGCAGACCGTCAGCGTGTTCCGGCTGGCGGCCTAGCAGGAAAACGCCCGCTTGGGAGCGGGCGCGTTCCTGCGGTCCACGCGGGACTTACCAGCCGTTGAAGCCGCCGGCGCCGGTGACTGCGGAATCCACATCCTGACGCTGCACGCGGATATTGTTTTCCACCTCGGTCACGCCGAAGGTGTTGTCGGCCAGGTCCTCGATATCGTATTTCTGGCCGCGCGTATGCACCGTGCCGCCCAGCGTGACCTTGCCCTTGTCGACGTCCACCGACACCTCGCGCACGTCGACGCCGCTGGTGAACGTCAGCCGCTCGCAGATCTCGTCGCGGATGCGCTCGTCCGTGCGTGTGTAGCCACGCGGACCGGCGCGTTTTTCCATCGAGCCGGTGCCGAACCATTCACTCATGGCCTGGCCGATGCGATGACCAATGTTGTAGAGCGCACCATGATCCTCGTCGCGGTCGTCATCGCGGTCACGCCATTCGTCGCGCCGCTCGTCTCCCCAGCGGCCGCCCGACGCCATCGACTGGCGTCGCGACTGCGGATAGCCCGTCTCCTCGTCATAGCCGCGGGAACCCGAGCTCATATAGTCGCGCCCGTAGCGCTGCGCATGATAGTCCGGACGGCTTTCGCCCCACTCGTCGCGTGGCTCCGTCCAGTAGCGCGTATCGCTGCGCAGGTCGTTGAAGTAGGCGCTGTGGCTTCTTTGGCCGCCCTGGCCACCGCCTTGCCCACGATAGGCCGGTGCGCGGCGTTCCGCTTCGCGCAGCCATTCCTGGTCGGCATTGCCGAAGCCGCGCTCGTCGCGACGTTCGCCCGAACCCCAACCGCCCTGGCCTTGCTGGCCATGGCGCCAGTCGTCCTGACGTCCGTAGCCGCCCGACTGGCCGCGGTCGCGCGACTGCCCGTACTGGTCGGACAGGCCGTACTGGCCAGCCTGGCCAAACTCGCCCTGGCGGCGCCGCTCGTCGCCCAGATCGCCGTAGTCGCCATATTCGCTGGCGTACTGGCGGCTGCGGTATTGTTCCTGCTGGCGCCGGCGCTGGTCATCGTCGGGGGACGATCCGTACCCGCCATTCAATCCGTACCGCAGATCGCTGCCGTGATCCTCGCGGCCGCGATAGCCCGAAGGCGCCGGGCCGCCTTCGCTCAGTTGCCCCGGCGTCAGCCGCTGACGGCGCCGCGCGTCGTCCCAGTCGTCGCCGAACGTTTCGGGTTGCCAGTCCTGGCTTTGCCAGCGTGAGCCGCGGTCGTCGTCCCAGGGATCGCCAAGATCGTCGTCGCTTCGGCTGTCGTTGGCTCGGTCGGCTCGCCAGGGGGTGTTCCGGCGATTGCGCTCGCTGTGGTAGTCGCCCATATTGCGCTCCTGAAGGTTGCGGGATCGCCATGCGCGCGAGGCGGCGGATACCGCCCCGCGTCGCTGGCCATTTCAGGAATGGGGCAATTTTCGTACCGCCGTGGCGCGCCCTTGTGCAGACTGGCGTGGCGGGCGATAGCGTGCACCGCGGGCCCACCGGCAGCCATGCAAGCGTTGCCAGGCTGCGTGTAAAGACTGCACGCCGGGCCAGGGTGCGCGGCCAGTCACCGGGCGTTCACCCGACGAAAATTCGCGGCAGGCGGCGTGACGTTCACGGCGGCCGAGGCTGGTGCCGGCGGCAATGGCGTGGGCTCCGGGCCAGACCCGGCCGACGCCGTGGCGTGGGGCTCCCGGACCGGCGCGATACCCTCCACGGCATTGAACGGGTGGCTATGCGCGTAGTCGATCGCCACCGATTCCAGGAAACCCGGAGCGTTGCGCGGCTCGGTCGGCGCGGGCAGCACCTTGTCGGCATGCGCGGCGGTGTGAAAGCACAGCAGCAGCACGCGCAACAGCAGGATGAAACCGCGAATCCGGTAGCGGATGACGCGGGCTTGGTGCGGGAAAGGCGGCGCAACGACGCCCAGCCGCGACTGGGGCGGGATCAACATGGCAGTTCTCCGGGATTGGAGCAAATGGCTCCGGATCAGGGTCGAGGCGCGTTGCCGCGCTCGATCCGTCTGATTGCAGGGAACATGCCACGGGCCAAACGCAGGCCGGGCGCGGAACGCCCGCCACATTTGGCAAAAAATGCTGGAGAAAATGCTATGTCATCCCAACAGTCGGCGCGCAATGCGTTGGGCGAATACCAACTGTTGCCGGTCAGATCCAGAGGTCGTTCCGGGCCGTCCGGTCACCGCCCTGGTCGCCGGTGTTGACCACGCCGCGTGGCTCGATCAACAGCATGCGGACTTCGGTCTCTGCCACCGGCTTGTGCTCGACGCCTCTGGGCACGACGTACATTTCGCCGGCATTGACGGTTACGTGGCCGTCGCGGAAGTCGATGCGCAGCCGGCCATCGATCACGATAAAGGTTTCGTCGGTGTCGGCGTGCTGGTGCCAGATGAACTCGCCCTCGATCCTGACGATCTTGAACTGGTAGTCGTTCATCTCGGCGATCACGCGCGGCTGCCAGTGATCGGTGAACAGGCTCAGCTTCTGGGCGAAATTGATGGCGCTGGCGGCGCGCGGGGTGGCTGCTGTGGAGGTCTGCATGACGGGGCTCCTTGTGGCGCAATGGACAGGCGGCCAAGTCTGCGCCGGCGCCGGCGCCTGGTCTTGTACGTTCGTGCAGGCTCAGGCCGCGGCGCCGCGCAGCGTGCGTAGCCAGCGGCCGGGCGAATGGCCGAACGCCCGCGTGAAATGGCGCGTCATATGGCTTTGGTCGGTGAAGCCGGCGCTCGCGGCGGCATCGGCCAGCGGCTGCCCGGCTGCGGCCAGACGTCGGACCATATCGAGCCTGCGCATGACCAGGTAGCGGTGCGGGCTCGTGCCGTAGAGCACGCGGAAGTCGCGCGACAGGTTCCAGCGGTCGCGGCCGCTGGCCTGTTCCAGTTCGTCGAGCGTGACCGGACGGTCCACGTTGTCGCGCAGGCAGGCCCGGGCCAGTTCGGCGGCGCGATAGTCCACCGCCTGGCGCCCGCGCGGCGCGCCGGCGGCTGCAGCCAGCGCGTGCGCCAGGTCAAAGATCGCGTCGTCTTCTTCCAGGGGATCCATGGCGCTGTCCATGGCCCGCAGCAGGGTGCCGGCCGCCGCGAACAGCCGCGGATCGTCTGAACGGCCGCCCGTCACAAAGGGCAACGGCCTGCCGCCCAGCACGCGCTGGACCAGGGCCGGCTCGATATACAGCATGCGGTAATGGAAGCCCGCGTCGGTGCCGGCGTGGCCGTCGTGCGGCTCGTCCGGATGCAGCACGATGGTGCCGCCCGGCTGGCTATGGACCATTCCTTTTCGATAGGAAAAGCTCTGGACGCCCGACAGCGTGCAGCCGATGGCATAGGTGTCGTGACGGTGCATGTCGTAGCCATGCCCGCCGAAGAACGCTTCGATGCGCTCCATCTGGCGCGCTGATGCATCGCGCTGCACCCAGTCACGCTTGCCCGGCAGCGAGATGCCAGTGTCAGTGGACGCCGCCATGCGTGGTCGAGTGGTCGTGAGGATGGGAGTGGGAGTGAGCATGAGGCGCGCCGCCCGGCGGCAGGCCGATGTCCGCGCTGCAGCTCGGATTTTCGGCATCGTGCGCGTGCGGCTCCAGCGCGCCGGGCACTCGGCGGCTCGACAGCCCGTCGGCGCGCAGCCAGGCCAGCGTAGCCGCCGCCGCCCGGTCGATCAGCTCGCCGCAACGGCTGTAGTCGTAGGGCGACACATCGAGCGGGCACAGGGGCGGCACCACGGCGATGTGCGCCTGGTCGCCCCAGCGTTCCAGATCATGCACCAGCTGGCGCGCCACCAGCAGCGACAGCGCATTGAACGCGTGCTCGATCGCGCCCTTGGGCGGGCGCCGTTCCGCGCAGGCAAAGCCCGCCGGCAACACGACGATGCGGGTGGCGCCCAATCGAATAGCGGTCGAAACCGGCGTATTGTTGGCGACGCCGCCATCGATCAGCTTCTGGCCGTTGATTTCCACCGGCGGGAACACGCCCGGGATGGCCGCGCTGGCCAGCACGGACTGGACGACGTCGCCCGACGACAGCAGGACTTCGGCCCCGCTATGCATGTCGGTGGCGACGATATGCAGCGGCAGCGCCGTGTCTTCCATGCGCGCTTCGCCAAAATGGCGCTTGAGCAGCCGCTTCAGCGCCATCGACTCCACCAGATGGCCCCGGTTGCCCATGATCATGCCGAACATGCTGCGCCATGACCACGGCAGCACCTCGGCCCGCGTGATACTGCGCCACAGGCCTTCGAGCTTCGAGATGCCCTCCGCGTGCGGATTGCTGGCGAAGTAGGCGCCGTTGATGGCACCGGCCGAAGCACCGATCACCAGGTCCGGCGTGACGCCCCAGTTCACCAGTTCGCGGAGCATGCCGACTTCGATGGCGCCCAAACTGCCGCCGCCGGCGAACACGAATGCAGTCTTTTCCATGATCGTAGTGGTCCGGGCGGCATCGCCCGTCGGGTCTTGAATCGGTTGTCGTGTGGAGAGGATAGGCCACTTCCCGTCCGGCGGGGTAGAAATGACCGGTCAGGCGACCAGCGGCTCCAGTTCCTGGCGGATTTCCGGGACCAGTCGGGTTGCGCTGCGCGCCAGGTTGACCTGCATCGTGACTTCGGCAACATCGACCAGGGCGGGGTCCAGGTCATAGCTGCCGCGCTGGGCCAGCCACCGCAGCACGTCCGCCAGATGCCACACCGAGGCCGACCCTTCATGTACCGGCAGCGGAAACGACGCTGGGTAGGTGGTCATCAGCTTGCGCATGTTCTGGCGCGACACCCCGACGGCCTCGGCCACATCGGTCAGGCCGACGAAATCGGGCGTGGCCTCGATCAGCCGGGCGTCCGGCGCCGCACGGCGGATGTCGGCCAGCGCGCTGACAATGGCGCCATGGGCCGAATCGGCCTCGCGCGCGAACATCAGCGCAATGCGGCCCGGGATGCCGATGCCAATCAGTGCATCGTCACAGCCATTGGCGCCCAGTCGTTCCACCACGTCGTCATGGTCGTTGTCAGAGTCGGCCAGTTGGTACTTGAGTGTAAAGTTGTATTCCATGTTGTCCTGTCAGTGCGAGACACCAGGGGGCGCTTTGCGGCTCAGATGGATGGCGCAGTGGTCTACCACGCGTCGCAGGAACCGGGCATGCAGTTCCGGGTTCCGCGGCGTGCTCCAGATCGACACGATGCAGAATTCCCCGCAGCGGCAGGCGGCACAGTGATAGGGGCAATACAACTTGCCCCAGGCATGCGATCCGCCCAGCTTGCAGCGCCAGAATTCGCCTTCCGCGTATTTGATCGCGGCTTCGATTTCTTTCTTCGGATGTCTATCACGATCCATCAGGCCTCCAACGATATGTGGTGCCCCAGAAGTTGTCAACTGACAATTCAGGGGTGGTTGATCAAAACACGTCGAAGAGACCCTATCAGGATCGGCGGGAAAAATGCTGCTTTAGACACAAAAGACACAAATTGCACGAAGTTGTGTCCGGAATCGTTGGTGGAGTGGCACACGGGCCAGATCCTTGGGGAATGGACACATTGCCATGACCATGGTGCGGAGGAAGGTTGGCGCCCATGCGTTGCCCATGCGAGCATCGGTGCTTTGCACGTACACCGTCCCCTCATGCTCTCTACCCAGTTCGTCAGCCGTGTGACCCTGCTGCGGGACAAAGTGCCCGATTTCGACCGCTATCCGTTCGGCCTGCCGGCGGTACGGAGCCTCGACCATATCGAACTGCACCCCCAGGTGACCTTCTTCGTGGGCGAAAACGGATCAGGTAAGTCGACGTTGCTGGAAGCCATCGCGGTGGCGCTGGGCTTCAATGCCGAAGGGGGTAGCAAAAACTTCAGCTTTTCGACGCGTGCTTCGCATTCCGACCTCCACGAATACCTGCGTATCGCCAAGGGCGTGCGCCGGCCGCGCAGCGGGTATTTTCTGCGGGCGGAGAGCTTTTTCAATGTGGCGACTGAGATTGAACGGCTTGATGAGGAACCGGGGTTTGGCCCGCCCGTGATCGAATCCTACGGCGGCAGGTCGCTGCACGAGCAGTCGCACGGCGAGGCGTTCCTCACCCTGTTGACCGAGCGGTTCCAGGGGCAGGGCCTTTATATCCTCGACGAACCCGAGGCGGCGTTGTCGCCGGCCCGGCAGCTTGCGGTGATCTCGCGGCTGCACGATCTGGTGCGCGACGGGTCGCAGTTCCTGATTGCCACCCATTCGCCAATCCTGATGGCGTATCCCGATGCGTGGATCTATCAATGCTCGGCGAGCGGCGTGGAGCGAATCGGCTACGAGGAAACCGAGCACTACCAGATAACGCGCGATTTCCTGGTAGACCCGCAACGCATGCTGCGGGTCCTGATGGAGGATTGACGGGCTACGCGCCCGTCAGGCAGCCAGCGGTTCGTTGGCCGGCTTGCCGCCTTCGGTCAGCATGGTGCCGTGCTCACGGTAGTGGGTGTGCCAGGCGAACGCCTCTTCGAGGACGTGGGGCGTCTGGCCGCCGCGCAGGCAGGCGCGGCGGTAGTAGTCCAGCAGGCCGTCGCGATACGTCGGGTCGGTGCAGTTGTTGATGACCTGCAGCGCGCGTTCGCGGGGCGCCAGGCCGCGCAGGTCGGCCAGGCCATGTTCCGTGACCAGGATATCCACGTCGTGCTCGCTGTTGTCGACGTG
This region of Cupriavidus sp. EM10 genomic DNA includes:
- a CDS encoding TetR/AcrR family transcriptional regulator — encoded protein: MARASRAVADQHRTAIEEASARLFRVHGLHGVSVAQVMADAGLTHGGFYGHFSSKDELAAAGCARAFSDSAARWDQRIAQVGGDRQTARRHLVEHYLSEGHRDTPEHGCPASALGGDVAREPAGKPVRSAYLDGIKQLLTAWKRVCVDEDAGNPTALVEMATLVGAITLARATAGDAISDEILDAARDWLLNTEEAPSA
- a CDS encoding SDR family NAD(P)-dependent oxidoreductase codes for the protein MFKLFDMSGRVAVVTGSTKGMGLEMARALGQAGARVVVSGRDAAVSDKVAAGLREQGIDATGIACDIVSIDSVRAFAEQVLARFGRVDALVLNAAGSTAVGSMLAQGPEAFDEVMAGNVRGNLVLVNALAPQMIERRDGSIIFMSSIAARRGSAMLALYSISKGATDLAMRNLAQTLGQYNINVNSINPGPVRTDFSRDALWGDPEREKALSANIPMRRIAEASDVAGLAVLLASPAGRYISGQTIGLDGGATA
- a CDS encoding methyl-accepting chemotaxis protein; translated protein: MQKLDEAWQQIRKLGLDTPAAPLFERHTALVRQTRLFIGDVADHSSLALDPQAASYYLINLTVGAMPKLAEVSALARGRGAGIIAQGGYSDAAQQADLAALADQILDGLESARRDMARVERAAPQYHDRIEASTKQLAAVDNFYRTLKVSMLGSAGITIDAKTYFAEGTAAIEAVSAVSREFTALAGAMLGQRVAAEQRKLAVLAAIALLTVGGALYLFAGFSRGMRDDVRDVAGLVARINDGDLGVQIEASGRDELSDVKRHLMTLVQAWRGIIGDTRDSAQNVLVAAGQIAQGNADLSQRTEAQASSLEQTAASMEELTSIVQQNAGNASQASALAAEAAGIAVAGGESVGRMRQTMSEIEADSRRIVDIIAVIDSIAFQTNILALNAAVEAARAGEAGRGFAVVAGEVRTLAQRAASSAKEIRTVISQSAGRVADGTALAVDTATTMTEVVTAVQRVTTMMDEISRASHEQSGGIAQVNQAVTQMDQVTQQNAALVEEAAAAARALQEQAERMEQTVSVFRLAA
- a CDS encoding BON domain-containing protein; the protein is MGDYHSERNRRNTPWRADRANDSRSDDDLGDPWDDDRGSRWQSQDWQPETFGDDWDDARRRQRLTPGQLSEGGPAPSGYRGREDHGSDLRYGLNGGYGSSPDDDQRRRQQEQYRSRQYASEYGDYGDLGDERRRQGEFGQAGQYGLSDQYGQSRDRGQSGGYGRQDDWRHGQQGQGGWGSGERRDERGFGNADQEWLREAERRAPAYRGQGGGQGGQRSHSAYFNDLRSDTRYWTEPRDEWGESRPDYHAQRYGRDYMSSGSRGYDEETGYPQSRRQSMASGGRWGDERRDEWRDRDDDRDEDHGALYNIGHRIGQAMSEWFGTGSMEKRAGPRGYTRTDERIRDEICERLTFTSGVDVREVSVDVDKGKVTLGGTVHTRGQKYDIEDLADNTFGVTEVENNIRVQRQDVDSAVTGAGGFNGW
- a CDS encoding cupin domain-containing protein, producing MQTSTAATPRAASAINFAQKLSLFTDHWQPRVIAEMNDYQFKIVRIEGEFIWHQHADTDETFIVIDGRLRIDFRDGHVTVNAGEMYVVPRGVEHKPVAETEVRMLLIEPRGVVNTGDQGGDRTARNDLWI
- a CDS encoding AraC family transcriptional regulator, yielding MAASTDTGISLPGKRDWVQRDASARQMERIEAFFGGHGYDMHRHDTYAIGCTLSGVQSFSYRKGMVHSQPGGTIVLHPDEPHDGHAGTDAGFHYRMLYIEPALVQRVLGGRPLPFVTGGRSDDPRLFAAAGTLLRAMDSAMDPLEEDDAIFDLAHALAAAAGAPRGRQAVDYRAAELARACLRDNVDRPVTLDELEQASGRDRWNLSRDFRVLYGTSPHRYLVMRRLDMVRRLAAAGQPLADAAASAGFTDQSHMTRHFTRAFGHSPGRWLRTLRGAAA
- a CDS encoding patatin-like phospholipase family protein; the encoded protein is MEKTAFVFAGGGSLGAIEVGMLRELVNWGVTPDLVIGASAGAINGAYFASNPHAEGISKLEGLWRSITRAEVLPWSWRSMFGMIMGNRGHLVESMALKRLLKRHFGEARMEDTALPLHIVATDMHSGAEVLLSSGDVVQSVLASAAIPGVFPPVEINGQKLIDGGVANNTPVSTAIRLGATRIVVLPAGFACAERRPPKGAIEHAFNALSLLVARQLVHDLERWGDQAHIAVVPPLCPLDVSPYDYSRCGELIDRAAAATLAWLRADGLSSRRVPGALEPHAHDAENPSCSADIGLPPGGAPHAHSHSHPHDHSTTHGGVH
- a CDS encoding AlpA family transcriptional regulator → MEYNFTLKYQLADSDNDHDDVVERLGANGCDDALIGIGIPGRIALMFAREADSAHGAIVSALADIRRAAPDARLIEATPDFVGLTDVAEAVGVSRQNMRKLMTTYPASFPLPVHEGSASVWHLADVLRWLAQRGSYDLDPALVDVAEVTMQVNLARSATRLVPEIRQELEPLVA
- a CDS encoding AAA family ATPase; amino-acid sequence: MLSTQFVSRVTLLRDKVPDFDRYPFGLPAVRSLDHIELHPQVTFFVGENGSGKSTLLEAIAVALGFNAEGGSKNFSFSTRASHSDLHEYLRIAKGVRRPRSGYFLRAESFFNVATEIERLDEEPGFGPPVIESYGGRSLHEQSHGEAFLTLLTERFQGQGLYILDEPEAALSPARQLAVISRLHDLVRDGSQFLIATHSPILMAYPDAWIYQCSASGVERIGYEETEHYQITRDFLVDPQRMLRVLMED